A region of the Methylobacterium nodulans ORS 2060 genome:
CGAAGTCGCCGCCCGTGTGCGCGAACCGGGCCCGCTCGACCTCCGGGAGACCGAACCGCCCGTCGTGCTTGTCGCGCTTGAGGACTGGAACAAGGTCGGCGACAGGGCGCTCGCCTTCGCCATGAGCCTCTCGCCTGACGTCGTCGGCGTTCATCTGATCCAGCTCGAGGGCCCTGACGAGGAGGAGCGCCACCGCATCTTGCGGGCGCAATGGAAGAAGGATGTCGAGGAGCCGGCGCGCCGGGCCGGGTTGGCACCGCCGCGGCTCGTGATCCTGCGGGCGGGGCGCCGCACCATTTACGAGCCGATCCTTGAGCTTGCGCGGGAGCTCCAAGCCCGGTTCGGGGGCCGGCGCATCGCCGTCCTGATCCCGGAACTGGTGCAGCAGCGCTGGTACCAGACCATCATGCATACGCACCGGGCGCGCCGGCTCCGCTCCCGGCTTCTGAAGCACGGCGGGCCCCGTCTGACGGTGGTCAACGTGCCCTGGTACCTGGACGAGATGGAGGCGCCGGCTCGACCGCGAGTGGCCGCCTGAGGAAGCCCCGCCTCGATGGACGCCACCTGTCGCCCCATGGTGGAACTCCAGTATGCGGCGGCCGTGTCGCACGGGCCGGTGCGTCAGGCACTCAAAAAGCCGCGCTCAAACCGCATCTGAGGCGGATGTGGTGCATTCCGCCCCAGCACTCGGCGGAGTTCGTCTTCCACATGGAGGAGGGGCTGGAAGTGTATTGCCGGCCCTATGATGCGCGCCGGCCGGTGGTGTGCCTGGACGAGACTTTCAAGCACCGGATCGGCGCGACCTGCCCGCCGCTGCGGGTGCGCCCGGGATCGGAGGCGCGCACGGACCAAGTCCATGTCCGCAACGCACCACACGCCCCAGCATGGCTGGTGGCTCACCATGGCCGAGATCGAGTTGAGCGCACCGGAGGCTGCTGTGCCTCGCCCGGCGCATCGCCCAGGCCGAGACGCTCAGTCGTCAGGTCGCCTTCTGGGAAGAGCGGCGCAACGCCGCCAAGGTGAACTGGCACTTCATGACCTGCCAAGCTCGCGACAAGCCGCGCAGCCTCTCCCCAGCACTTGATCTAGGACAAAACACTAGAGCCGTGGCCGTTTCGGCTGAAACGGCCACGGCTCCCAAGTTTTTAATGGTTCGCGCTCCCTTGCGCCGAACCGGCCTCCACTTCGGCGGGGAGCGCTCTAGAAGGGGATATCGTCGTCGAGGTCGTCGTAGCGCTTCTGGCTACCCCCCGCCGGAGCCGGACGGCGCTCACCGCCGGACGAGCGGTCGCCGCCGAAATCGCCACCGCGGCTGATCTGGCCGCCGCCCATCTCGTCCATGGCGCCCGTCTCGCCGCCGCCGCGCCCGTCGAGGATCGTCAACTCGCCGCGGAAGCGCTGCAGCACCACCTCGGTCGTGTACTTCTCGACGCCCGACTGGTCCTGCCACTTGCGGGTCTGGAGCTGGCCCTCGACGTAAACCTTCGAGCCTTTGCGCAGGTACTGCTCGGCCACGCGGGCGAGGTTCTCGTTGTAGATCACGACCGAGTGCCACTCGGTCTTCTCCTTGCGCTCGCCGGTGGCCTTGTCCTTCCAGGATTCCGAAGTCGCGAGCCTCAGGTTGACCACCGGGTCGCCGGAGGTGAGGCGGCGGGTTTCGGGGTCGCGCCCGAGATTGCCCACCAGGATCACCTTGTTCACGCTGCCCGCCATCACACTCTCCTCAACGCCGTTCATCTCTCTCGGGCTGCCGCGCCCGGCCCAGGCTTGCGGACCGTCCATGGGTCGCGCCCGAAGGTGGGCCGAACGGATCCGCACCGGCAAGGTCGACGGGCAGCCTGTGCCCGGAACACACAGCCGGCAGGATCGAGATCGTTCTATCTTTGTTCGCACAAAAGAGCAAGATGAAGCGTGCTCCGCGCCTGGGCGCTTCCGATCCGGACCACGTCGACTGCCGTGCGGCCAGCCGCCGATCGCGACGACGGCAGGTCTGGCGATCGGGCCGGCTCCGCCCAGAACACCGCTGCGTCGTCATCGACAGCAATGCTGCCTCCACAAAAAAAGGCCACACGCGCGGTGTGGCCAAAGTCTAGGGAGGAAACGCCCCAAGATGGGCAGCAACTCGACGATGCCATCGCCGTGTTGCAGTGCGAGATATAGGCGCGGCGGCGTGGCTTCGGCAAGCGGCCCTTAGGTCAGGTAGGGTGATTGGTGTGGGCTGGTGCATTGATGCCACGTGCCTTGACGAGTCCCCGGTTGACGAAGGCTGAAGAGCGCAGTGAGGAAGGCCTGTCGGCACGACGGCAGGGCGGGAGCCTGCCTCCCGGGCACGGCGATCGACAGTCGGTCCGGATCGTCATGCCTCTTGCACCGTTCTCTCCCGGGAGGACGATGCATGGTGGATGCGACCGTGACGACGATGCCCGAGCCCACGACGCGGTCGATCCGCGTGCGCGGAATGGTCATGCACATGGCGGAGGCCGGTCCGGAGGACGGGCCGCTCGCCCTGCTCCTGCACGGCTTTCCGGAGTTCTGGTACGGCTGGCGGCACCAGATCGGGCCGCTCGCCGCGGCCGGCCTGCGCGTCGTCGCGCCGGACCAGCGCGGCTACGGGGCGACCGGAAAGCCGACCGATCTCGGCCCCTATCACCTCGACGAACTGGCCGCGGACGTGATCGCTCTCGCGGATGCGTTCGGGCGGGATCGGATCCGGGTGGTCGGCCATGACTGGGGCGGGCTCGTCGCGTGGCGGGTGGCGGCTCAGTACTCCGAGCGGATCGATCGCGCGGCGATTCTGAACGCGCCGCATCCGGACGTGTTCATGGACTATGTCCGGCGCCATCCGAGCCAAGCGTTGCGCAGCAGCTACATCGGGTTCTTCCAACTGCCCTGGCTGCCCGAGACGATGCTGCGGGCCGGCGACTTCGCACTCCTTCGCCGTGCCCTCGTCACGAGCAGCCGCCCCGGCACCTTCGAGGCCGCGACCCTCGACCGCTACGCGGCCGCCTGGGCCGAGCCCGGGGCGCTCACCGGCATGCTGAACTGGTACCGCGCCCTGCGGCTGCCCCGGCGCCCGGCGCCATCCCCGGTGCAGCCGCCGGTGCTCGTCCTGTGGGGCGAACGCGACACGGCCCTCGAAGCCGGCCTGGCGGAGGATAGCCTCGCGCGCTGCGCGGACGGGCGCGTGCAGCGTTTCCCGGACGCGACCCACTGGGTTCAGCACGAGGAGCCCGAGGCCGTGAACCGGGCGCTGGTCGGCTTCCTGACGGCCGATACCAACGGTCATTGAAAAGGACCGTTGGTTCCGTTCTCGGATTTTCGCCAAGCCAAAGGCTTGGCGAAAATCCGAGATGGATCAACGGCCCGCTGCGTCAGCACCCGCTGCGTCAGCAGCCCGGGCCGTTGCTATGAAACCGCTCCTCAAGCCTGTGTCCCGAAAGCGTCACCTGGCCCTCCGTCTGCCGACCGTGGCTTGACCGTCCGGATCCACCTCGGCCATGCCCGCTGCTCCGCGCCGCGATCCGGCGCACCCGCAGAGTGAGGGGGACAGATGACGCCTCGAATTCTGGCGCCGCTCTGCGGCGCCGCCCTGATGGCGCTTGCCGGCACCGGGCCCGGCCGTGCGGCGAACCTGCTCGACCGCGGCCCGCTCGCCGACTTCCTGACCGTCTTTCGCCAGCAGGCGGTGCCGCGCCAGACCATCGGCTGGAACAGCCCCTACAAGCCCGGCACCGTCGTGATTTCGACGAGCCAGCGGCGGCTCTACTACATCCTGCCGAACCAGGAGGCGATCCAGTACGGGGTCGGCGTCGGACGGCAGGGCTTCTCCTGGTCGGGCACCAAGACCGTGACCATGAAGAAGGAATGGCCCGCCTGGCGGCCACCCGGGCAGATGCTGAAGCGGCGCCCCGACCTGCCGCGCTACATGGCGGGCGGGATGGACAACCCGCTCGGTGC
Encoded here:
- a CDS encoding alpha/beta fold hydrolase, producing the protein MVDATVTTMPEPTTRSIRVRGMVMHMAEAGPEDGPLALLLHGFPEFWYGWRHQIGPLAAAGLRVVAPDQRGYGATGKPTDLGPYHLDELAADVIALADAFGRDRIRVVGHDWGGLVAWRVAAQYSERIDRAAILNAPHPDVFMDYVRRHPSQALRSSYIGFFQLPWLPETMLRAGDFALLRRALVTSSRPGTFEAATLDRYAAAWAEPGALTGMLNWYRALRLPRRPAPSPVQPPVLVLWGERDTALEAGLAEDSLARCADGRVQRFPDATHWVQHEEPEAVNRALVGFLTADTNGH
- the ssb gene encoding single-stranded DNA-binding protein; protein product: MAGSVNKVILVGNLGRDPETRRLTSGDPVVNLRLATSESWKDKATGERKEKTEWHSVVIYNENLARVAEQYLRKGSKVYVEGQLQTRKWQDQSGVEKYTTEVVLQRFRGELTILDGRGGGETGAMDEMGGGQISRGGDFGGDRSSGGERRPAPAGGSQKRYDDLDDDIPF
- a CDS encoding L,D-transpeptidase, which produces MTPRILAPLCGAALMALAGTGPGRAANLLDRGPLADFLTVFRQQAVPRQTIGWNSPYKPGTVVISTSQRRLYYILPNQEAIQYGVGVGRQGFSWSGTKTVTMKKEWPAWRPPGQMLKRRPDLPRYMAGGMDNPLGARALYLGSSLYRIHGSNEPETIGAAVSSGCIRMTNRDVIDLYDRVKVGTKVVVLP